GAATCCGATAAACAGACGATTGCCACTCGAACTGATGCATTTTGAGCAGGAATTGCTTTATGCTCGATAAAGAGAAGGAAGTAGGGGTCGAACTGCCCCCTTTTTATCTATTATTCTCCAGCGTTAATTTAATATCAATTAAAAAATCTAAAACAAAGTCAGCATTACTGAAGGATAATGGAATTTGCAGGATAATAAAGCCCATCAAGTGTCTTAAATTGTTTCGGGAGAAAGGATTCAAATTCGAGTGAATAGTGAATAGGTTTTTAACTGACTACTATTCACTGACTACTATTCACTAAAGTAAGTGTTGTTAGCGCCGCCTGGTGCATTGCCTGAATTAGCCAAATGGTCTTGATAATTTCGGAAGTTGTGGTTATAATAAGCACTGAAATTTAAAGAAGGCTTATTTTCATCCACGACTTCCCGGAGGACATATGAAAGTAGAGGTAGTTGATATTGATCGAGTTACAAAAAAGGTTGAAGTAGTAGTCCCTGGTGAACAGGTAACGGAAATATCAGAAAAGATTTATGAAGAATTAAAGAAAAAGGCAAAAATAAAGGGTTTCAGGCCAGGAAAGACTCCCAGATCTATTCTGGCAACTTATTACAAAGAGTATATTGAAGATGAATTAAAGAAGAGGGTTATTGAAACAACAATGCCTGGGGCCCTTTCAGAGGTAAGGGTTAGCCCTGTAACAGAGCCTGTTGCAGATTTTATTGAGGAAGAAGGGCGCTTTGGTTATACCCTTCTATGCGAAGTCCTGCCGGAAATAGAATTACCTTCCTACAAAGGGATAGAAGTTGAAGTGGATGCCATTCATGTTACAGACGAAGAAATTAACACAAGAATTGAAAGTATGAGAGGGATGCACGCTGAAATGATAACCCGTGAAAGTGGTGCAGGGGCACAAAAGGGCGATTTTATCATTATTAAGTATCAGGGTTATATGAATGGAAAACCTGTTAAAGATATTGCAACAGAGGCTTATCCGCTTGAACTTGGCACATCTCAGCTCATGCCGGAATTTGAAAGCGCGTTGTATGATATGAAAGCAGGTGAAACAAAGGAAATCAATATAGACTTCCCTGAAGACTATCCGAATAAGGATATAGCTAATAAAACAGTACTTTTTAAGGTTGAGATCAAGGATGTCAGAGAGAAAAGGCTTCCGGAAGTAAATGACGAATTTGCCAAAGACATAAATTTTGAAAATATGGAGAAACTGAGGGAAGGGCTGAAGGGAGAAATAGAAAAGGAAAAACACAACTCAAGAAGACAGCTTGTTTCCCAGAAAATCACTGAGACACTAATCAGTGGTGTTGATATCCCTGTCCCGAAAAGGCTTCTTGAGAAACGAACTGAAGCAATGATGGAAGATGCAAAAATGCGTTTCAATACTGAAAAATTTACAGAGGAAGAGCTACAGGCATTTCAGAGTAATTTTAAAAAGGATTTTGAAAAGAAGGCCGAAGAGAGAATCAAAGCAGATATAATACTGGCTAAGATTGCAGAAATGGAGACGATCAAGCTTGAAGACGATGATGTTCACAACAGAATGAAAAAGATTGCAGAGGAAACAAAAAGACCATATGATGATGTTAAAGGGTTTTACGAAAAATATGACCTTATAGAGAGTATGAAGAACAGTATCATGCAGGAAAAGACGATTGATTTTTTAAGAGATAATGCGACTATAAAGGAGAAGATATGAACCTCGTTCCCATAGTAATTGAAAAAGACGGCAGGGGGGAGCGCGCTTATGACATCTATTCAAAATTGCTCAAAGAACGGATTGTTTTCCTTGGTAGCGCTATAGACGATAATGTTGCGAATGTCATTCTTGCACAGCTTCTCTTTCTCGAATCGGAAGACCCATCAAGGGATATATACCTCTATGTAAACTCTCCAGGTGGTTATATCACAAGCGGGCTGGCCATATATGACACCATGCAATACATAAAATCTCCCGTGATAACAATGTGTACCGGTCAGGCGGCAAGTATGGGGGCGGT
The genomic region above belongs to Pseudomonadota bacterium and contains:
- the tig gene encoding trigger factor, encoding MKVEVVDIDRVTKKVEVVVPGEQVTEISEKIYEELKKKAKIKGFRPGKTPRSILATYYKEYIEDELKKRVIETTMPGALSEVRVSPVTEPVADFIEEEGRFGYTLLCEVLPEIELPSYKGIEVEVDAIHVTDEEINTRIESMRGMHAEMITRESGAGAQKGDFIIIKYQGYMNGKPVKDIATEAYPLELGTSQLMPEFESALYDMKAGETKEINIDFPEDYPNKDIANKTVLFKVEIKDVREKRLPEVNDEFAKDINFENMEKLREGLKGEIEKEKHNSRRQLVSQKITETLISGVDIPVPKRLLEKRTEAMMEDAKMRFNTEKFTEEELQAFQSNFKKDFEKKAEERIKADIILAKIAEMETIKLEDDDVHNRMKKIAEETKRPYDDVKGFYEKYDLIESMKNSIMQEKTIDFLRDNATIKEKI
- the clpP gene encoding ATP-dependent Clp endopeptidase proteolytic subunit ClpP, giving the protein MNLVPIVIEKDGRGERAYDIYSKLLKERIVFLGSAIDDNVANVILAQLLFLESEDPSRDIYLYVNSPGGYITSGLAIYDTMQYIKSPVITMCTGQAASMGAVLLAGGEAGKRFALPHSRILIHQPLGGVQGQATDINIQAKEILRVREEINRIFVKHTKQPFEKISIDTERDFYMTAEQAKDYGIIDEIVEKRQ